The following are encoded together in the Pseudomonas maumuensis genome:
- a CDS encoding TolC family outer membrane protein, which translates to MLRKLSLAIAVSCASNGVAWAVDTPTTVKTDLVSVYQEAVDNNADLAAARADYGARREVVPQARAGLLPNLSAGAEMMNTRTKLDEPSVTSNRSGNAWSATLAQPIFRADRWFQLQAAEAVNEQAALELSATEQNLILQSAENYFAVLRAQDNLASTKAEESAFKRQLDQSNERFDVGLSDKTDVLQSQASYDTARANRIIAERQVQDAFEALITLTNRQYSAIQGVVHTLPVQVPTPNDAKAWVETAGRQNLNLLATNHAVAAAEETVRQRKAGHAPTLDAVAKYQKGDNDNLGFTNPSQNGVRYGGDVEQTSVGLQLNIPIYSGGLTSSQVREAYARLTQSEQQRESLRRQVVENTRNLHRAVNTDVEQVQARKQSIISNQSALEATEIGYQVGTRNIVDVLDAQRQLYTSVRDYNNSRYDYILDNLRLKQAAGTLSPQDLQDLGRYLKADYNPDKDFLPPDLAAAAAKNFERRP; encoded by the coding sequence ATGCTGCGCAAACTCTCACTGGCGATTGCCGTGTCTTGTGCGTCCAACGGAGTGGCCTGGGCAGTGGATACGCCCACGACGGTGAAGACCGACCTGGTCAGCGTCTACCAGGAAGCGGTGGACAACAATGCCGACCTGGCCGCCGCCCGCGCCGACTACGGTGCCCGCCGCGAGGTGGTGCCCCAGGCCCGCGCCGGCTTGCTGCCCAATCTTTCGGCAGGCGCCGAGATGATGAATACCCGCACCAAGCTCGACGAACCGTCGGTCACCTCCAACCGCAGCGGCAATGCCTGGAGCGCCACCCTGGCGCAGCCAATCTTCCGCGCCGACCGCTGGTTCCAGTTGCAGGCTGCCGAGGCGGTCAACGAGCAGGCCGCGCTGGAATTGTCGGCCACCGAGCAGAACCTGATCCTGCAAAGCGCCGAGAACTACTTCGCGGTGCTGCGCGCCCAGGACAACCTGGCCTCGACCAAGGCTGAGGAGTCGGCCTTCAAGCGCCAGCTCGACCAGTCCAACGAACGCTTCGATGTCGGCCTTTCGGACAAGACCGACGTGCTCCAGTCCCAGGCCAGCTACGACACCGCCCGGGCCAACCGGATCATCGCCGAACGTCAGGTGCAGGATGCCTTCGAGGCACTGATCACCCTGACCAACCGCCAGTACAGCGCCATCCAGGGCGTGGTCCACACCCTGCCGGTACAAGTGCCGACGCCCAACGACGCCAAGGCCTGGGTCGAGACCGCCGGGCGGCAGAACCTCAACCTGCTGGCCACCAACCACGCCGTGGCAGCGGCCGAGGAGACCGTACGCCAGCGCAAGGCCGGCCATGCACCAACACTGGATGCCGTGGCCAAGTACCAGAAGGGCGATAACGACAACCTCGGATTCACCAACCCTTCGCAGAACGGCGTGCGCTACGGCGGTGACGTGGAGCAGACCAGCGTCGGCCTGCAGCTGAACATTCCGATCTACAGCGGCGGGTTGACCAGCTCCCAGGTGCGCGAGGCCTATGCGCGCCTGACCCAGAGCGAGCAGCAGCGCGAAAGCCTGCGCCGTCAGGTGGTAGAGAACACCCGTAACCTGCACCGCGCGGTGAACACCGACGTGGAACAGGTACAGGCGCGCAAGCAGTCGATCATCTCCAACCAGAGCGCCCTGGAAGCCACCGAGATCGGCTACCAGGTCGGCACCCGCAACATCGTCGACGTGCTCGACGCGCAGCGCCAGCTGTACACCTCGGTGCGCGACTACAACAACAGCCGCTACGACTACATACTCGACAACCTGCGCCTCAAGCAGGCGGCCGGCACCCTGAGCCCGCAGGACCTGCAGGACCTGGGGCGGTACTTGAAGGCCGACTACAACCCGGACAAGGATTTCCTGCCGCCGGACCTGGCGGCTGCGGCGGCGAAGAACTTCGAACGCAGGCCGTGA